A genomic stretch from Telmatocola sphagniphila includes:
- a CDS encoding PQQ-like beta-propeller repeat protein — protein MNRLAFALVALCCACNSGPVAKDSEKASPDTKPSDTRKAGSDWPIFLGPSSNSVSTEKGILKNWPKEGLKVLWEVEMGLGYAPVVISEGRLFHFDRFGKNCRLTCRTSETGKLLWKFDYPTDYQDYYGYDPGPRCGPMVDGDRVYIHGPEGMLHCVNVADGKLIWKVDTAAKFNVLQNFFGVGSCPIVEDDLLIVQVGGSADEAPPNDHLKAKGNGSGIVAFDKKTGEVKWKSSDQLASYSSPVIKTIQGERWGFMFARGGLVAFNPKNGKVHFEFPWRAKFRESVNASNPVVVGDEVLITECYQIGGALLKVGKDKPEVIWSDEKKGREQSLACHWNTPIHVNGYVYGSSGRHEAQAELRCVDWKTGEVQWSQKRLTRSSLLLVDDHFLCMTEDGELILLEVNPKAYKEVSRWRTDLVPPCWAAPILSHGLLYIRGKDRLLCCELIPNK, from the coding sequence ATGAATCGTCTGGCTTTTGCTCTAGTCGCCTTATGCTGTGCCTGCAATTCGGGCCCGGTTGCCAAAGACTCTGAAAAAGCCTCGCCCGATACCAAACCGAGCGACACACGAAAAGCCGGTTCCGACTGGCCGATTTTCCTGGGCCCCAGCTCCAACAGCGTTTCCACCGAAAAAGGTATCCTGAAAAACTGGCCCAAAGAAGGATTGAAGGTTCTCTGGGAAGTGGAAATGGGGCTCGGCTATGCCCCGGTGGTCATCAGTGAAGGCCGACTCTTCCACTTCGATCGCTTCGGAAAGAACTGTCGTCTGACCTGCCGCACCAGCGAAACGGGAAAACTTCTCTGGAAATTCGACTACCCCACCGACTATCAGGACTACTACGGCTACGATCCCGGCCCGCGCTGTGGGCCGATGGTTGATGGAGACCGCGTTTACATTCACGGCCCCGAAGGCATGCTACACTGCGTCAACGTGGCCGATGGGAAACTGATCTGGAAAGTCGACACGGCCGCTAAATTCAATGTCCTGCAAAACTTCTTTGGCGTCGGCAGTTGTCCCATCGTCGAGGACGATCTGCTAATTGTTCAGGTCGGCGGCAGTGCCGATGAAGCGCCCCCCAACGATCACCTTAAAGCCAAGGGCAATGGCTCCGGGATAGTCGCCTTCGACAAGAAAACCGGCGAAGTGAAATGGAAATCCTCCGATCAACTGGCAAGCTACTCCAGTCCCGTGATTAAGACCATCCAGGGGGAGCGCTGGGGCTTTATGTTTGCTCGCGGCGGGCTGGTCGCCTTCAATCCGAAGAATGGCAAAGTTCATTTCGAATTCCCCTGGCGAGCCAAGTTCCGCGAAAGTGTGAACGCCAGCAATCCCGTCGTCGTCGGTGATGAAGTGCTGATTACCGAATGCTACCAAATCGGCGGGGCCTTGCTCAAGGTCGGCAAAGATAAGCCGGAAGTGATCTGGAGCGATGAGAAGAAAGGCCGCGAGCAGAGCCTGGCCTGCCACTGGAACACCCCCATTCATGTCAACGGCTATGTTTATGGCTCGAGCGGCCGGCACGAAGCGCAAGCGGAATTACGCTGCGTGGATTGGAAAACCGGGGAGGTGCAATGGTCTCAAAAACGCCTGACCCGATCTTCGCTACTGCTGGTGGACGATCATTTCCTGTGCATGACGGAAGATGGGGAACTAATTCTGCTCGAAGTGAACCCCAAAGCCTATAAGGAAGTCTCTCGGTGGAGGACCGATCTGGTTCCGCCGTGCTGGGCGGCCCCCATTCTCTCGCACGGCCTGCTCTACATCCGGGGTAAAGACCGCCTGTTATGCTGCGAGTTGATTCCGAACAAATGA
- a CDS encoding nucleotidyltransferase domain-containing protein, with translation MNELIRTELEAIEEREKVRILYACESGSRMWGFASPDSDFDVRFIYVRPLDWYLAIHVENKRDVIERITSEDLDLVGWDLRKALGLLQKSNPSLLEWLYSPIVYRENLPFIDRMKELALQFFSPMASFHHYRSMGPNHNLKYLQREEVSYKKYLYPIRGILAAQWLEQGRGIVPVRFDELFDALVSEGPLRSAILDLLRVKKTSGEKQSGGRIAVLHEFIDSEIARLEKVVLPNAATRADVSELDQFFRETVKN, from the coding sequence ATGAACGAACTGATTCGCACAGAACTCGAAGCCATCGAGGAGCGCGAGAAGGTTCGTATTCTGTATGCCTGCGAATCGGGCAGCCGGATGTGGGGCTTTGCTTCGCCGGATAGCGATTTCGATGTCCGCTTCATTTATGTCCGACCGCTCGATTGGTATTTAGCGATCCATGTCGAAAACAAACGGGACGTCATCGAACGGATCACTTCCGAAGATCTCGATCTGGTCGGCTGGGATCTTCGCAAGGCGTTGGGACTGCTGCAAAAGTCTAATCCTTCGCTCCTGGAATGGCTCTACAGTCCGATTGTTTATCGGGAGAATCTCCCCTTTATCGATCGGATGAAGGAACTGGCTCTGCAATTCTTTTCGCCGATGGCCAGTTTCCATCACTATCGAAGTATGGGGCCCAACCACAATCTGAAATACCTCCAGCGCGAAGAGGTGAGTTACAAGAAATACTTGTATCCCATCCGGGGAATCCTGGCCGCGCAATGGCTGGAGCAGGGCCGGGGTATTGTGCCGGTTCGGTTCGATGAATTGTTCGATGCGCTGGTGTCGGAAGGTCCGTTGCGATCGGCGATTCTGGATTTACTAAGGGTCAAAAAGACGAGTGGAGAAAAGCAGTCCGGTGGAAGAATCGCTGTGCTGCACGAGTTCATCGATTCCGAGATTGCCCGACTGGAAAAGGTCGTGCTACCTAACGCTGCAACGCGTGCCGATGTGTCGGAGTTGGATCAGTTTTTTCGAGAGACCGTCAAAAACTGA
- a CDS encoding VOC family protein codes for MQASAVLDLKAFVPSKDYELSIQFYKDLGFKLNWQGDGVAEFQVGAYRFLLQKFHVEQHSANFMMHLMVENTESWWAHITAIDLPGKYPGITAKAPAMQPWGLRVLFLSDPTGVLWHFADRVGK; via the coding sequence ATGCAAGCAAGTGCAGTACTGGACCTCAAGGCCTTCGTGCCCTCGAAAGATTATGAGCTTTCTATCCAGTTTTACAAGGATTTGGGTTTCAAGCTCAATTGGCAAGGTGATGGCGTTGCGGAGTTTCAAGTCGGTGCCTATCGCTTCTTGTTGCAGAAATTTCACGTGGAGCAGCACTCGGCCAATTTCATGATGCACTTGATGGTAGAGAATACCGAGTCTTGGTGGGCTCACATCACGGCCATCGACCTGCCTGGAAAATATCCGGGAATCACGGCGAAAGCCCCGGCCATGCAGCCTTGGGGACTTCGCGTGTTGTTCCTTTCGGACCCTACAGGCGTCTTGTGGCACTTCGCGGATAGAGTGGGGAAGTAG